The Candidatus Manganitrophus noduliformans genome includes a window with the following:
- a CDS encoding TIGR04290 family methyltransferase — protein sequence MSHSRLTLDGRFTPDQIRQRVRDLGEWFHNLNLQGVQTAPGHFLGDYPMIKWRRFAHAIPADLTGRSVLDIGCNAGFYAIEMKRRGADLVVGIDSDEAYLSQARFAAEVCGVDIDFRRLSIYDVPTLGRRFDLVLFMGVLYHLRHPLLALDLLYEHVVGDLLVFQTMCRGSAENGLLEEDYPFSEEGIFDDPAFPRMYFIEKRYANDPTNWWIPNRACAEAMLRSAGFQIIDHPEAEVFICRRGTPPTISG from the coding sequence ATGAGTCATTCCCGTTTGACGCTCGACGGAAGGTTCACCCCCGATCAGATCCGGCAGCGGGTCCGCGATCTCGGTGAGTGGTTTCATAATCTCAATTTGCAGGGGGTCCAGACCGCCCCCGGTCATTTCCTCGGCGATTATCCGATGATCAAGTGGCGCCGGTTCGCCCATGCGATCCCCGCCGATCTTACCGGACGGTCGGTCCTCGACATCGGCTGCAACGCCGGTTTTTACGCCATCGAGATGAAGCGGCGGGGGGCCGACCTCGTCGTGGGGATCGACAGCGATGAGGCTTATCTGTCGCAGGCGCGCTTCGCGGCCGAGGTCTGCGGCGTTGATATTGATTTCAGACGGCTCTCGATTTATGATGTCCCGACGCTCGGGAGGCGGTTCGATCTGGTCCTCTTCATGGGGGTGCTCTATCATCTCCGGCATCCGCTCCTGGCGCTCGATCTTCTTTACGAACATGTCGTCGGGGATCTCCTCGTCTTCCAGACAATGTGCCGCGGCAGCGCGGAGAATGGGCTGCTTGAAGAAGATTACCCCTTCAGCGAGGAGGGGATCTTCGACGATCCGGCTTTCCCGCGGATGTATTTTATCGAAAAACGATACGCGAACGATCCGACGAATTGGTGGATTCCGAACCGCGCCTGCGCGGAGGCGATGCTTCGGAGCGCCGGGTTTCAGATCATCGATCATCCCGAGGCGGAGGTCTTCATTTGCCGTCGAGGGACGCCGCCGACAATCAGTGGATAA
- a CDS encoding hybrid sensor histidine kinase/response regulator encodes MLSERGPSEAGRLVDIIKKVLPKGRALPEEEWRVRHRAILLLTWLHAAGLPLFGVYQGFGVVQSFAEGGVIAAVALAATWGKISRSARSAAASLALITSSAILVQFSGGYIEAHFHFFVMLAVISLYQDWVPYLLAILFVVVEHGLTGQFVPTMVYNHPDAFVHPWKWAVIHAGFVLSESVVLLVNWRISEQARARVDLVLNSAGEAIIGLDLKGTVTFANPAAAKMTGYSLETLVGQPVERILQDAPDLPPDRGGAGSGTDKVVLRRDGAPVWVDCASNPILEQDQVVGAVVTLKDETDRRRAEEKLKKTFSLLSATLESTADGILVVDQEGKIERFNQKFIQMWNVPGDIVALREDDQALAHLLDQLKDPEGFLKKVRELSQQSDKESDDLLEFKDGRVFERYSKPQRIGGENVGRVWSFRDVTERKQLEAQLRHVHKLEAVGQLTGGVAHEFNNLLTAITVSLELAREQIPPESEAYSLLDTAHAAGWRAAGLTQQLLSFSRRSPIDRQPRHVGEEVEKVARLFRQAIDRRIRMETGVDDDLWPVLADAGQMNQLIMNLCVNARDALLERMEKNSGSPAPADWEPRISIHVGNVQVDGAHRQVHPNARTGKHVCLRIADNGVGIDEEIRHRIFEPFFTTKKVGRGTGLGLSAVYGIVAAHQGWIEMQSVKGEGTTFSVYFPRTEKGVRSIPASPLAEKPPADEGKTILVVDDEEAIRTLGRAVLEHEGYRVLTAEDGREAVELFVRKKQEIDLVILDLTMPYLSGGEVLHQLRQIEPNLKVIISSGHRADHSLDFTDVSFLQKPYRPADLLQKVIDALRQAVQERPPAASSDFPSSFRSNG; translated from the coding sequence ATGCTCTCTGAGCGCGGGCCGTCCGAAGCCGGTCGGCTCGTTGACATCATCAAGAAGGTTCTTCCTAAAGGGCGCGCTCTCCCGGAGGAGGAGTGGAGGGTTCGACATAGAGCGATCCTGCTTTTGACATGGCTTCACGCGGCGGGGCTTCCCCTTTTCGGGGTTTATCAGGGGTTCGGGGTCGTTCAAAGTTTTGCCGAGGGGGGGGTGATCGCCGCCGTCGCGCTTGCAGCGACCTGGGGCAAGATCAGCCGCAGCGCCCGATCGGCGGCCGCCAGTCTGGCCCTCATCACCTCTTCCGCCATCCTCGTTCAGTTCTCGGGGGGCTACATCGAGGCCCACTTCCACTTCTTCGTCATGCTCGCCGTCATTTCACTCTATCAAGATTGGGTTCCCTACCTTCTTGCGATCCTCTTCGTGGTCGTGGAACATGGGCTCACCGGCCAGTTCGTCCCCACGATGGTATACAATCATCCCGACGCATTCGTTCATCCCTGGAAATGGGCCGTCATCCATGCCGGCTTTGTCTTGAGCGAAAGTGTCGTCCTCCTCGTCAACTGGCGGATCAGCGAGCAGGCGCGGGCCCGCGTCGATCTGGTGCTCAACTCCGCGGGCGAAGCGATCATCGGATTGGATCTGAAAGGGACGGTCACTTTTGCAAATCCGGCGGCGGCGAAGATGACCGGCTATTCTCTGGAGACGCTTGTCGGGCAGCCGGTCGAGCGCATTCTGCAGGATGCGCCGGACCTCCCTCCCGATCGCGGGGGGGCGGGTTCCGGCACGGATAAGGTGGTTTTGCGCCGGGACGGCGCACCTGTTTGGGTCGACTGCGCGAGCAACCCGATCCTGGAGCAGGATCAGGTCGTCGGCGCCGTCGTCACCCTCAAAGACGAAACCGACCGCAGACGCGCCGAGGAAAAGCTGAAGAAGACCTTCTCCCTGCTCAGCGCGACGTTGGAGTCGACCGCCGACGGCATTCTCGTCGTCGATCAAGAGGGAAAAATTGAACGATTCAACCAAAAGTTTATCCAGATGTGGAATGTTCCAGGCGACATCGTCGCCCTCCGAGAGGACGATCAGGCGCTGGCCCATCTGCTCGATCAGCTGAAGGACCCCGAAGGATTCTTGAAAAAAGTGCGGGAGCTCTCTCAGCAATCGGACAAGGAGAGCGATGACTTGTTGGAATTCAAAGATGGAAGGGTCTTCGAGCGTTATTCGAAACCGCAGCGGATCGGAGGGGAGAATGTCGGGAGGGTCTGGAGCTTTCGAGACGTCACCGAGCGGAAGCAACTTGAAGCGCAGCTCCGACACGTCCACAAGCTGGAGGCGGTCGGCCAGCTCACCGGCGGGGTCGCCCATGAATTCAACAACCTGCTGACGGCGATCACCGTCAGCCTGGAGCTGGCGCGCGAGCAGATTCCTCCCGAGAGCGAAGCGTACAGCCTGCTTGACACGGCCCATGCGGCCGGCTGGCGGGCCGCCGGGCTGACGCAGCAGCTCCTCTCGTTCAGCCGGCGGAGCCCGATCGACCGGCAGCCGCGGCATGTGGGGGAGGAGGTGGAGAAGGTCGCCCGCCTTTTCCGGCAAGCGATCGATCGCCGGATTCGGATGGAGACGGGGGTGGACGACGATCTCTGGCCCGTATTGGCCGACGCGGGACAGATGAACCAGCTGATCATGAATCTCTGCGTCAACGCGCGCGACGCCCTGCTGGAGCGGATGGAGAAAAACAGCGGCTCCCCGGCGCCGGCCGACTGGGAGCCGCGCATTTCGATCCATGTCGGGAACGTTCAGGTCGATGGGGCGCACCGCCAGGTCCACCCGAACGCCCGGACGGGGAAACATGTCTGTCTCCGCATCGCCGACAACGGCGTCGGAATCGATGAGGAGATCCGCCACCGGATCTTCGAGCCCTTCTTCACCACCAAGAAGGTCGGGCGGGGGACCGGGTTGGGGCTGTCGGCCGTCTACGGAATCGTCGCCGCGCATCAAGGCTGGATCGAGATGCAGAGCGTCAAGGGGGAAGGAACCACCTTCTCTGTTTATTTTCCCCGGACCGAAAAAGGGGTCCGTTCGATCCCCGCTTCCCCCCTTGCCGAGAAGCCTCCCGCGGACGAAGGGAAAACCATTCTTGTCGTCGACGATGAGGAGGCGATTCGAACACTCGGACGCGCCGTTCTGGAACACGAAGGGTATCGGGTTCTGACGGCGGAAGACGGCCGGGAAGCGGTCGAGCTGTTCGTTCGAAAAAAGCAAGAGATCGATCTGGTGATCCTCGACCTGACGATGCCCTACCTCTCGGGGGGAGAGGTGTTGCACCAACTTCGCCAAATCGAACCGAATCTGAAAGTCATTATCTCCAGCGGCCATCGCGCCGATCACTCCTTGGATTTCACCGATGTCTCCTTTCTTCAGAAACCCTACCGACCGGCCGATCTCCTCCAAAAGGTGATCGACGCTTTGCGGCAGGCCGTTCAGGAGAGGCCTCCCGCGGCCTCCTCCGATTTCCCATCCTCTTTTCGTTCCAACGGTTGA
- a CDS encoding tetratricopeptide repeat protein has product MTPEKIKNRKAVPLSITLILLALSAATTLPGCATPCNPADLSNPCRPLADHSRDAYEWLVKGTALENNGQDEEALGAFERAIRYKHDYAEAWRSKGVLLHKIGDEQKALDAFEQAVEIKPHFIEAWYGKGISLGRLDREEEAAASFERAAGLAPESPEGWYFKGLSLSRLGGNEAAVSAFEQALALNPFYTEALLRKGIALNRLGRDSEALAAHEQALIVNLFNVEAWYHKALSLARLGREEEALKAFEETLRLKPDDPEAWLEKGNMLARMGREPEALEAFNQAITLHPRLDRAWFGKGGSLSRSGRDQAALDAFEQALQLNPAHSEAWFGKGVSLGRLGRHEEALAAAEETLKRNGEHVSAWHHKGVTLSQLRRDQEALTALEKTLHLDPEHGDAWFSKGNVLARLGRHEEASAAYNHAVTFKPDFFEGWYAKGLSIVNLDQAKEALVAFEKAIALKPDHPEGWFGKGVALERLGRDPEALAAFDEAIRLKSEYAEARHRKGLVLEKINLFEEALKAYEQALRHAADRSEIWYSQGALLERLGRHRKSLASFETFLQLNPDETELWQQKGTTLIKLGRVEEALKLTEKIAAVTPETPEVWRLKGVALERLGRLEEALKANEKAITLKPGFQEAWYNKGIVLEKLGRTQTALEAYEKMIAFAPNDPDPWFRKGLLLERLKRDDEALAAYDRAASLNQNLSGPWYQKGLVLARLGRHEAALAAYEKALALFPENAESWVSAGISLEELGRDDAALKAYEKALSLKPDFQKAWQYKGHILQRLGRFREAVEAFRKVQTFGLANAQERRIQ; this is encoded by the coding sequence CGGAAAAAATTAAAAACCGCAAAGCCGTCCCACTATCGATCACGCTGATCCTCCTCGCCCTCTCCGCGGCAACCACCCTACCCGGCTGCGCCACCCCCTGCAACCCCGCCGACCTTTCAAATCCATGCCGCCCCCTGGCCGATCATTCCCGCGACGCCTACGAATGGCTTGTGAAAGGAACCGCCCTCGAAAACAACGGCCAGGATGAAGAGGCGCTCGGAGCGTTCGAGCGGGCCATCCGCTACAAACACGACTATGCGGAGGCCTGGCGCAGCAAAGGGGTTCTCCTCCACAAAATAGGCGACGAGCAAAAAGCGCTGGACGCGTTCGAGCAGGCGGTCGAGATCAAACCCCATTTCATTGAAGCCTGGTATGGCAAAGGGATCTCCCTCGGCCGTCTAGATCGGGAGGAAGAAGCGGCCGCATCGTTTGAACGGGCCGCCGGCCTCGCCCCCGAATCGCCGGAAGGCTGGTATTTTAAAGGGCTCTCATTGAGCCGCCTGGGAGGAAATGAGGCGGCCGTGAGCGCGTTCGAGCAGGCCCTCGCGCTCAACCCGTTTTACACCGAAGCGCTGCTCCGGAAAGGGATCGCCCTCAACAGGTTGGGCCGGGACAGCGAAGCGCTCGCCGCCCATGAACAGGCCCTCATCGTAAATCTCTTCAATGTAGAGGCCTGGTACCACAAAGCCCTCTCCCTGGCGCGATTGGGCCGGGAGGAAGAGGCGCTGAAAGCGTTTGAAGAAACCCTGAGGCTGAAGCCCGATGATCCCGAAGCGTGGCTCGAAAAAGGAAATATGCTCGCCCGCATGGGCCGGGAGCCGGAAGCGCTGGAGGCATTTAATCAAGCGATCACCCTCCATCCGCGGCTCGACCGGGCCTGGTTCGGGAAAGGAGGATCGCTCAGCCGATCGGGCCGGGACCAAGCGGCGCTCGACGCGTTCGAGCAGGCGCTTCAACTCAATCCGGCGCATTCGGAAGCCTGGTTCGGGAAAGGGGTCTCCCTCGGACGGTTGGGCCGGCATGAGGAGGCCCTGGCCGCCGCAGAGGAAACACTCAAACGAAACGGCGAACATGTCTCGGCCTGGCATCACAAAGGGGTGACGCTGAGTCAATTACGCCGGGATCAAGAAGCGTTGACCGCGCTTGAGAAAACCCTTCATCTCGATCCCGAACATGGAGACGCCTGGTTCAGCAAAGGAAACGTCCTCGCGAGATTAGGCCGGCATGAAGAAGCGTCGGCCGCTTACAATCACGCCGTCACATTCAAACCTGATTTTTTTGAGGGATGGTACGCGAAGGGCCTTTCCATCGTCAACTTGGATCAAGCGAAAGAAGCGCTGGTCGCTTTCGAGAAGGCGATCGCGCTCAAACCCGATCATCCCGAAGGGTGGTTCGGCAAAGGGGTTGCGCTGGAACGATTAGGCCGGGACCCGGAAGCGCTGGCCGCTTTTGATGAGGCGATTCGGCTCAAAAGTGAATACGCGGAAGCCCGGCATCGGAAAGGACTCGTCCTTGAGAAAATAAATTTATTCGAGGAAGCGCTGAAGGCCTATGAGCAGGCCCTCAGACACGCCGCCGATCGTTCGGAGATCTGGTACAGTCAAGGGGCCCTCCTGGAGCGGCTCGGCCGTCACCGGAAGAGCCTCGCCTCCTTTGAAACATTCCTCCAGCTCAACCCGGACGAAACGGAGCTCTGGCAACAAAAGGGAACGACACTAATCAAATTGGGACGGGTTGAAGAGGCGCTGAAATTAACAGAGAAGATCGCCGCCGTCACACCGGAGACGCCGGAGGTCTGGCGGTTGAAAGGGGTTGCCCTGGAGCGGCTCGGCCGTCTGGAAGAGGCGTTGAAAGCGAACGAGAAGGCGATCACGCTGAAGCCCGGCTTCCAAGAGGCCTGGTACAACAAAGGGATTGTCCTCGAAAAATTAGGACGCACCCAGACAGCCCTGGAAGCGTATGAAAAAATGATTGCCTTTGCGCCCAACGATCCCGATCCCTGGTTTAGAAAAGGACTTCTCCTGGAGCGTCTAAAAAGAGATGACGAAGCGCTCGCCGCGTATGATCGGGCCGCCTCCCTCAATCAGAACCTCTCCGGTCCCTGGTATCAGAAAGGGCTCGTTCTTGCCAGATTAGGCCGTCATGAAGCGGCGCTGGCGGCGTACGAGAAGGCCCTTGCACTGTTTCCTGAAAACGCGGAATCCTGGGTCAGCGCGGGGATCTCCCTGGAAGAGTTGGGCCGGGACGACGCGGCGTTGAAGGCGTATGAGAAGGCCCTCTCCCTGAAGCCCGATTTTCAAAAAGCCTGGCAATACAAAGGCCATATCCTTCAAAGACTCGGCCGCTTCAGAGAAGCGGTCGAAGCGTTCCGGAAGGTCCAGACGTTCGGATTGGCAAACGCGCAGGAGCGGCGCATCCAATAA